One Megalops cyprinoides isolate fMegCyp1 chromosome 4, fMegCyp1.pri, whole genome shotgun sequence genomic window carries:
- the nefmb gene encoding neurofilament, medium polypeptide b has translation MSYLMDPMGSPSYRRVPDSRTTYTRTSASPSSSFRSQSWSRTSPGTSLTTSYKRTSAVPRAYSSTVLTSSDSLDISPSAFNGDYKRSNEKEQLQGLNDRFAGYIDKVHYLEQQNRDIEAEIQALRQKQESHSQLGDVYDQELRELRSMLEQIHHEKAQLQIDSDHLEEDLQRLKERYEDEARIREETEATIRAMKKDIDESALVKVELDKKVQSLRDEVDFLRSHHEEEVQDLLAQVQASQVSVERKDFQKTDITAALREIRSQLDGHSSQNLQQAEEWFMNRFAKLTEAAEINKDAIKAARDEIAEYRRQVQTKNIELESVRGTKESLERQLNDIEDRHNNDLSSYQETIHQLDNELKGTKWEMARHLREYQDLLNVKMALDIEIAAYRKLLEGEETRFSTFSPSFPFRQPITPSKPAKAKPETPKLKVQHKFVEEIIEETKVEDEDAEIEDTLAAVAEELAADLGEGKEEGEKEEEEEAEEEEVVAAAEAKVSASPPEDKDEEGDKEGEEEGEGEGGEEGEKEEEEGEEKGDEGEDEGEGGEGEEEGQDEGGEVVEETALSTKAEEAVPEKAEEGEKVSSPGEEEEEGEKKEEKEEGKEEADSDKGSKDGEEKEGEQEAEGDEGKEVEEEKDKKKAEEKEESKSDEEAVTKSEDAKVGPEKGDKKSDSEGEEEAKKKTDKEDIAVNGDVEKRGSDDEDKEPKGKKEAEEKEEGKEGVVNGVEESLTKGDAGQKVVITKTVETITTGEDGAKHVTKSVTVTQTVEEVEDTVEEKMVSTKKVEKVTSQAVKKVTETELKE, from the exons ATGAGCTACCTGATGGACCCCATGGGGAGTCCCTCTTACCGGAGGGTACCAGACTCTCGGACTACCTACACCCGCACCAGCGCCTCCCCGTCCAGTAGCTTCCGATCCCAGTCCTGGTCAAGAACGAGTCCCGGGACCTCACTGACGACTTCTTACAAGAGGACCTCCGCCGTGCCCAGGGCGTACAGCTCCACTGTGCTAACCTCATCCGACAGCCTTGACATCAGTCCGTCTGCCTTCAATGGGGACTACAAGCGCTCCAACGAAAAAGAACAGCTACAAGGGCTCAACGACCGCTTTGCCGGGTACATTGACAAAGTGCATTATTTGGAGCAGCAGAACCGGGACATTGAGGCTGAGATCCAGGCGCTGCGGCAGAAACAAGAGTCCCACTCCCAGCTGGGCGACGTTTACGACCAGGAGTTGAGAGAGCTGCGCTCCATGCTGGAGCAGATCCACCACGAAAAGGCACAGCTTCAGATTGACTCGGATCACCTCGAAGAAGACCTGCAGAGGCTGAAGGAGCGCTACGAGGATGAGGCCCGCATCCGGGAGGAGACAGAAGCCACAATCCGAGCCATGAAGAAGGACATCGACGAATCTGCCCTCGTGAAGGTAGAGTTGGACAAAAAAGTGCAATCTCTTCGCGACGAAGTAGATTTTCTGCGCAGCCACCACGAGGAAGAGGTGCAAGACCTCCTGGCACAGGTGCAGGCGTCGCAGGTTAGCGTAGAGAGGAAAGACTTCCAGAAGACCGACATCACCGCGGCGCTCCGCGAAATTCGATCTCAGCTTGACGGCCACTCTTCTCAGAATCTACAGCAGGCGGAGGAATGGTTTATGAACCGCTTTGCGAAGCTGACCGAAGCCGCCGAAATTAATAAAGATGCGATCAAGGCAGCCCGGGATGAAATCGCAGAGTACCGCCGCCAGGTGCAGACCAAGAACATCGAGCTGGAGTCTGTCCGGGGCACGAAGGAGTCGCTGGAAAGACAACTGAACGATATCGAAGATCGCCACAATAACGACTTGAGCAGTTATCAG GAGACAATCCATCAGCTGGACAATGAGTTGAAGGGCACCAAGTGGGAAATGGCCCGTCACCTGAGGGAGTACCAAGACCTGCTCAACGTAAAGATGGCTCTGGATATTGAGATTGCTGCATACAG GAAACTTCTGGAAGGTGAAGAGACCCGCTTCAGCACCTTCAgcccctctttccctttccgCCAGCCCATCACCCCCTCCAAACCCGCCAAAGCCAAACCCGAGACCCCTAAGCTGAAAGTGCAGCACAAGTTTGTGGAGGAAATCATCGAGGAGACGAAAGTGGAGGACGAGGACGCAGAGATCGAGGACACCCTCGCCGCCGTGGCAGAAGAGCTGGCCGCAGACCTTGGAGAGGgcaaggaggaaggagagaaggaggaagaggaggaggcagaggaagaggaagtagTCGCTGCAGCTGAGGCCAAGGTGAGCGCCAGCCCCCCTGAGGACAAGGACGAGGAAGGAGacaaggagggagaggaggaaggagagggagagggtggagaggagggagaaaaagaggaggaagagggtgaaGAGAAGGGAGAtgagggagaggatgagggagaggggggtgaaggTGAGGAAGAAGGACAGGATGAAGGAGGGGAGGTAGTGGAGGAGACTGCTCTTTCCACCAAAGCCGAGGAGGCAGTACCCGAGaaagcagaggagggagagaaagtgagcaGTCccggagaggaggaggaagaaggagaaaagaaggaggagaaagaggagggcaAAGAAGAGGCTGACAGTGACAAGGGATCTAAAGATggtgaggagaaggagggagagcaagaAGCAGAAGGGGATGAGGGCAAAGAGGtagaggaggagaaagacaagaaaaaggcggaggaaaaagaagagagcaAGTCCGATGAGGAGGCTGTAACCAAGAGTGAGGATGCCAAGGTTGGGCCAGAGAAAGGAGACAAGAAGAGCGattcagagggagaggaggaagctAAAAAGAAGACAGACAAGGAAGACATAGCGGTGAACGGAGACGTGGAGAAGAGGGGCTCAGATGATGAAGATAAGGAACCAAAGGGGAAGAAAGAAGctgaggagaaggaagagggaaaggagggggtCGTCAACGGAGTCGAGGAGAGCCTCACCAAAGGAGATGCTGGCCAAAAGGTGGTGATCACCAAGACAGTGGAGACCATCACCACTGGAGAAGACGGGGCCAAGCATGTCACCAAGTCCGTCACCGTCACTCAGACagtggaggaagtggaggaCACGGTGGAAGAAAAAATGGTCTCCACCAAAAAGGTTGAGAAGGTCACCTCTCAAGCAGTCAAGAaagtcacagaaacagaactTAAGGAGTGA